One genomic window of Thermoplasmata archaeon includes the following:
- a CDS encoding proteasome accessory factor PafA2 family protein gives MKKMVQGTEHEYTLYCRKMGTMGFDPHMMALDLLRDSDLHLAGEFITNGSRVYYDVGHFEVSTAETTNFHDVVTWEKAGEKILDWLRRIMEEKYTGETKIHAFKNNTSPDGTSYGSHENYCVSRDVAFPGAFIRELVPHLSTRIIYTGAGDIVRGKYVLSPMAFLTSQVISGETMHDTGILNTRDEPHADGRLWRRLHVIVGDALMNESAIMLRHFTTSAVLQLMEAQRLDDVPRMKDPIRDLWHNVEIRNPEQWTVELEDGKVVSPIDIQRYYLEKIETIVEDDWEHRALRMFEEVLDDLANRRSKDAARHVEWLDRYYAIQEAADKKGGPDVEMMACKQYSEIAAERSLFYKRQRAGLVDRITDDEAIKRAIYEPPEDSRAHLRRELCDTFNIELIDWSMLIVNDGTRRRIDLLDPYATKLETPYATAS, from the coding sequence ATGAAGAAGATGGTCCAGGGGACCGAGCACGAGTACACGCTGTACTGCCGGAAGATGGGCACGATGGGGTTCGACCCCCACATGATGGCCCTCGACCTCCTGCGCGACTCGGACCTGCACCTCGCAGGCGAGTTCATCACGAACGGATCGCGCGTCTACTACGACGTCGGCCACTTCGAGGTCAGCACGGCGGAGACGACGAACTTCCACGACGTGGTGACGTGGGAGAAGGCGGGCGAGAAGATCCTCGACTGGCTGCGTCGGATCATGGAGGAGAAGTACACCGGCGAGACGAAAATCCACGCGTTCAAGAACAACACCTCGCCCGACGGCACGTCGTACGGGTCGCACGAGAACTACTGCGTCTCGCGGGACGTCGCGTTCCCGGGGGCGTTCATTCGCGAGCTGGTGCCGCACCTCTCGACGCGGATCATCTACACGGGCGCGGGAGACATCGTCCGAGGGAAGTACGTCCTCTCGCCGATGGCGTTCCTGACGTCCCAGGTGATCAGCGGGGAGACGATGCACGACACGGGCATCCTCAACACGAGGGACGAGCCCCACGCGGACGGCCGGCTGTGGCGCCGCCTGCACGTGATCGTGGGGGACGCCCTGATGAACGAAAGCGCGATCATGCTGCGGCACTTCACGACGTCGGCCGTGCTGCAGCTGATGGAGGCTCAGCGGCTCGACGACGTGCCCCGCATGAAAGATCCGATCCGGGACCTGTGGCACAACGTCGAGATCCGGAACCCGGAGCAGTGGACCGTCGAGCTCGAGGACGGCAAGGTCGTGTCGCCGATCGACATCCAGCGGTACTACCTCGAAAAGATCGAGACGATTGTCGAGGACGACTGGGAGCACCGCGCCCTACGCATGTTCGAGGAGGTCCTCGACGACCTCGCGAACCGGCGGTCGAAAGATGCCGCGCGCCACGTCGAATGGCTCGACCGCTACTACGCGATTCAGGAAGCCGCCGACAAGAAAGGTGGTCCCGACGTCGAGATGATGGCGTGCAAACAGTACTCCGAGATCGCCGCAGAACGCTCACTTTTCTACAAACGGCAGCGCGCGGGCCTCGTGGATCGCATCACGGACGACGAGGCCATCAAGCGGGCGATTTATGAACCGCCCGAAGACAGTCGTGCTCACTTGCGCCGAGAGCTGTGCGACACATTCAATATCGAGCTAATCGATTGGTCCATGCTGATCGTGAACGACGGAACGAGGCGGCGCATCGATTTGCTCGATCCCTATGCCACCAAATTGGAGACACCGTATGCAACAGCAAGCTGA
- a CDS encoding AAA family ATPase, which produces MASDEGDGKVSKSADDVRDEFEEKMDRLRRQYERDLHSFRYEIEEREYRLKAYEDKFNKIKQPPLLYAYVVRKEGPDLDGNQVVVARATELLKVSTGLVDKAQLGVGQYVWVHPQTYAIVEGSDVHNEGVIAKVADMMDGKLVISVEGDMEKRLIDCDKGVYKKLKPGFQISVLPPTMEVLDVLPNLEVKSLLLGEKPNVQYTAIGGLMEAIERIKDVVVLPYQEAKLFAQISLEAPRGILLYGPPGCGKTLLVKAIATENDMTFFNVSIADVLSKWVGESERIIKEIFRQAHEKKPSIVFFDEIEALFTVRGMMDTSGVHKNIIAQILSEMDGLVELHDVFVIGATNRADLVDPALLRPGRFDEIIEIPRPDRKAAEEVLQIYLNEGLPVASSLEEQAGGHKEAIEALRRYVLDELYGENKWVKVKLDTEAKEAIKTVKRKDIISGAIIEAIVTTAKKNFVKRIISLKKTDRKKEGLSQKDFEMAIDEECKEHAITEMYVYEKRQREVFRTGADPMVG; this is translated from the coding sequence ATGGCGAGTGATGAGGGCGACGGGAAGGTGTCAAAGTCCGCGGACGATGTGCGGGACGAGTTCGAGGAGAAGATGGACCGCCTCCGTCGGCAGTACGAGCGGGACCTCCACTCCTTCCGTTACGAGATTGAGGAGCGGGAGTACCGGCTCAAGGCGTACGAGGACAAATTCAACAAGATCAAGCAACCGCCCCTCCTGTACGCGTACGTCGTCCGCAAGGAGGGCCCGGATCTCGACGGCAACCAAGTCGTCGTCGCGCGGGCGACGGAACTCCTGAAGGTCTCGACCGGTCTGGTGGACAAGGCGCAGCTCGGCGTCGGCCAATACGTCTGGGTGCATCCGCAGACGTACGCGATCGTCGAGGGCAGCGACGTTCACAACGAGGGCGTGATCGCGAAGGTCGCTGACATGATGGACGGCAAGCTCGTCATCTCGGTCGAGGGCGACATGGAGAAGCGGCTTATCGACTGTGACAAGGGCGTCTACAAGAAGCTGAAGCCCGGATTCCAGATCAGCGTGCTGCCTCCGACGATGGAGGTCCTCGATGTCCTCCCGAACCTGGAGGTCAAGTCGCTCCTGCTCGGCGAGAAGCCGAACGTCCAGTACACCGCGATCGGCGGATTGATGGAGGCGATCGAGCGGATCAAGGACGTCGTCGTCCTCCCGTACCAGGAGGCGAAGCTGTTCGCCCAAATCTCCCTGGAAGCGCCCCGCGGCATCCTGCTGTACGGTCCGCCGGGCTGCGGCAAGACCCTCCTCGTGAAGGCGATCGCGACGGAGAACGACATGACGTTCTTCAACGTGAGCATCGCCGACGTCCTCTCGAAGTGGGTCGGAGAGAGCGAGCGGATCATCAAGGAGATCTTCCGGCAGGCGCACGAGAAGAAGCCGAGCATTGTCTTCTTCGACGAGATCGAGGCCCTCTTCACCGTGCGGGGCATGATGGATACGTCCGGCGTGCACAAGAACATCATCGCCCAGATCCTCAGCGAGATGGACGGGCTCGTCGAGCTACACGACGTCTTCGTGATCGGCGCGACGAACCGCGCGGACCTGGTCGACCCAGCGCTCCTCCGGCCCGGCCGGTTCGACGAGATCATCGAGATCCCGCGGCCCGACCGGAAGGCGGCCGAGGAGGTCCTCCAGATCTACCTGAACGAGGGCCTCCCCGTCGCCTCCTCGCTCGAGGAGCAGGCCGGCGGCCACAAAGAGGCGATCGAGGCGCTCCGCCGGTACGTCCTCGACGAGCTGTACGGCGAAAACAAATGGGTCAAGGTCAAACTCGACACCGAGGCGAAAGAGGCGATCAAGACCGTGAAGCGGAAAGACATCATCTCCGGCGCGATCATCGAGGCGATCGTGACGACCGCCAAGAAGAACTTCGTCAAGCGGATCATCTCACTCAAGAAGACGGACCGGAAGAAGGAGGGCCTCAGCCAGAAAGACTTCGAGATGGCGATCGACGAGGAGTGCAAGGAGCACGCGATCACGGAGATGTACGTCTACGAGAAGCGCCAGCGGGAGGTCTTCCGGACCGGTGCGGACCCGATGGTCGGGTGA